From one Humulus lupulus chromosome 8, drHumLupu1.1, whole genome shotgun sequence genomic stretch:
- the LOC133796309 gene encoding protein FAR-RED IMPAIRED RESPONSE 1-like, with protein MQSSEYERMSCQLQDIYNKVAHVKMKEKRCTDSDGTLGYLDCLSKRDPNFSIQYQCDMDNRLGNLFYTDEYSRRDFVAFSEVIGLDTTYMTNKCNENLTIILGVNHHFKTCIFGMALLNSEDELTYFWLLEKFIECHNHVTLKVVVTDRDGAIKNIVLKYFTNATHRLCVWHLCTNALKISNDS; from the coding sequence ATGCAGTCTAGTGAGTATGAAAGGATGTCTTGCCAACTACAAGACATTTACAACAAGGTCGCCCACGTTAAAATGAAAGAGAAAAGATGTACAGATTCAGATGGTACTTTGGGATATTTAGATTGTTTGTCAAAGAGGGATCCAAATTTCTCCATTCAATATCAATGTGATATGGATAACAGATTAGGGAACCTATTCTACACGGACGAATATTCTCGGCGGGACTTCGTCGCATTCAGTGAGGTTATTGGATTGGACACGACATATATGACAAACAAATGTAATGAAAACCTGACAATTATTTTGGGCGTCAATCATCATTTCAAGACTTGCATATTTGGAATGGCACTACTTAACTCTGAGGATGAGCTAACTTACTTTTGGTTGCTTGAAAAATTTATTGAATGCCACAATCATGTAACACTAAAAGTTGTGGTAACAGATAGAGATGGAGCTATCAAAAATATTGTCTTGAAGTACTTCACAAATGCAACTCATCGGTTATGCGTGTGGCACCTGTGTACCAAtgctttaaaaatttcaaacgaCTCATGA